From the Halalkalicoccus sp. CGA53 genome, one window contains:
- the coxB gene encoding cytochrome c oxidase subunit II encodes MMNYPTPIDALPLAPLPRLPGDEWGTQVQLFEEIFQVFLILGTIVGIVVVSYTLYNAYKYRDRGEEASEADRPVLGELPTGEGGGRKLFLSFFLSAIIVISLVAWTYGALLYVEAGPSDQGTDENLDVDVVGFQFGWEFEYPNGHTETNELRVPADRTVTLTITSSDVWHNFGIPDLRVKADAIPGQTTETWFVAEEPGEHVAWCFELCGIGHSDMVADVIVMEPDEFEEWYEDPEAYGNGEDETDEDDVEEGEEAADEAADDEEDADDESETVAGTVVVR; translated from the coding sequence ATGATGAACTACCCGACACCGATCGACGCGCTCCCGCTCGCCCCGCTCCCGCGTCTCCCCGGCGACGAGTGGGGGACACAGGTACAGCTCTTCGAGGAGATCTTTCAGGTGTTCCTGATTCTGGGGACGATCGTCGGGATCGTCGTCGTGAGCTACACGCTCTATAACGCCTACAAGTACCGGGACCGGGGCGAGGAGGCCAGCGAGGCCGACCGGCCGGTCCTCGGCGAACTCCCGACCGGAGAGGGCGGCGGACGGAAGCTGTTCCTCTCGTTTTTCCTCAGCGCGATCATCGTCATCAGTCTCGTCGCCTGGACCTACGGCGCGCTGCTCTACGTCGAGGCAGGCCCGTCCGACCAGGGCACCGACGAGAACCTCGACGTCGACGTCGTCGGCTTCCAGTTCGGCTGGGAGTTCGAGTACCCGAACGGCCACACCGAGACGAACGAACTCCGGGTCCCGGCCGACCGGACCGTGACGCTCACCATCACCTCGAGCGACGTCTGGCACAACTTCGGGATACCCGACCTGCGAGTGAAGGCGGACGCGATCCCCGGTCAGACGACCGAGACCTGGTTCGTCGCCGAGGAGCCCGGCGAACACGTCGCCTGGTGTTTCGAGCTCTGTGGGATCGGTCACTCCGACATGGTCGCAGACGTGATCGTGATGGAGCCCGATGAGTTCGAGGAGTGGTACGAGGACCCCGAGGCGTACGGGAACGGTGAGGACGAGACCGACGAGGACGACGTCGAGGAGGGCGAGGAGGCGGCTGACGAAGCGGCCGACGACGAGGAGGACGCCGACGACGAGTCCGAGACGGTCGCTGGCACGGTGGTGGTCCGATGA
- a CDS encoding SRPBCC family protein, with translation MATYERETFVDAPLSVVWRFHSKADGLRALTPDWLGLDVIEVRGPHGDPNPEELVVGSEIDIRMRPFGRLPGGEWTSKITERAYDGESAMFRDVMVEGPFARWVHTHQFAAERGGTRLRDTVSYELPPGGLGRRLSPFGVVGFEPMFRHRHRTTKELLE, from the coding sequence ATGGCAACCTACGAACGCGAGACGTTCGTCGACGCGCCGCTGTCGGTCGTCTGGCGGTTCCACTCGAAGGCCGACGGACTTCGGGCGCTCACGCCCGACTGGCTGGGCCTCGACGTGATCGAGGTCCGGGGTCCCCACGGCGATCCGAACCCGGAGGAGCTGGTCGTGGGCTCCGAGATCGACATCCGGATGCGCCCGTTCGGACGGCTCCCGGGAGGGGAGTGGACGTCGAAGATCACCGAGCGCGCCTACGACGGCGAGTCGGCGATGTTCCGCGACGTGATGGTCGAGGGACCGTTCGCGCGCTGGGTCCACACCCACCAGTTCGCCGCCGAACGCGGCGGCACCAGGCTCAGGGACACGGTGAGCTACGAGCTCCCCCCCGGAGGCCTCGGGAGGCGACTCTCGCCGTTCGGCGTCGTCGGCTTCGAGCCGATGTTCCGCCACCGTCACCGCACGACCAAGGAGCTGTTGGAGTAG
- a CDS encoding cbb3-type cytochrome c oxidase subunit I, with amino-acid sequence MSDLPPASSVKRWLVTTNHKDVGILYLVTALFFLLLGGVLALLIRMQLWVPGPSILSGRAYNEAVTTHGLLMVFWFLSPFAFGFANYIVPLQIGAKDLAFPRLNALSYWVYLFSGLLIALSFFQGGTYDAGWTMYAPLNIPEYSPTVGGTSAVLALLLFVVSVTIGTVNFLVTIHRGRAEGMGMWNVPLFTWSILLTVWMMLFAFAALLGALLLLGSDRIIGTLYFTATGTGDSSLLWAHLFWFFGHPEVYIVFFPALGVMLEIFQTFSGRRLVGRKWVILAMVLIAVQSFLVWMHHMFLTSINLEIKTLMMATTIGISLPFDLIVFALIYTLVKGRVQFTTPFLFALGALLLFILGGITGVFLGATVLDYEFRGTYWVVAHFHYVMFGGATALFGALYYWYPKMTGRMYDEFLGKLHFGTFFVGFNLLYFPLFLAWETPRRVFEYNVELITWHQLATIGGFIVAGSFLIMFYNLYVSYWNGEPAGENPWDFSRTAEWAIESPPPLENWPGRASYADGSLSFVETAPAHAADGGRATDGGVVSQFVEVREPTETELAHAEVHEDHASIWPFAIGLGVFVLFVGLSGLHAGELQGPHYLVAIAAGLGLSGYALLGFGLEEFNAPEALIAERWPFEDVGKTKLGVWFFLASDVVVFGAVIGAFVFIRAGMGWTAWETVPPDPLPGLVNTFVLLTSSFTVILALVAAERKSKRGLLAAMGATLALGFTFLGIKAWEWSYEFSVGIYPQTSIEASVYYVTTGLHGLHVVFGMLIAIFMFVRIYRSDAYLEDHRPVEFFGLYWHFVDIVWVFLFPLFYLM; translated from the coding sequence ATGAGCGACCTCCCGCCGGCCTCCTCGGTGAAACGCTGGCTGGTCACGACCAACCACAAGGACGTCGGCATCCTCTACCTCGTGACGGCGCTGTTCTTCCTGTTGCTCGGGGGGGTGCTCGCGCTGCTCATCCGGATGCAGCTGTGGGTGCCCGGGCCGAGCATCCTCTCGGGGCGGGCGTACAACGAGGCGGTCACCACCCACGGCCTGTTGATGGTGTTCTGGTTCCTCTCGCCCTTCGCCTTCGGCTTCGCGAACTACATCGTGCCGCTGCAGATCGGCGCGAAGGACCTCGCGTTCCCCAGGCTCAACGCGCTCAGCTACTGGGTCTACCTCTTCTCCGGGCTGCTCATCGCGCTCTCGTTCTTCCAGGGCGGCACCTACGACGCGGGCTGGACGATGTACGCCCCGCTCAACATCCCCGAGTACTCGCCGACCGTCGGGGGGACGAGCGCCGTCCTCGCGCTGTTGCTGTTCGTCGTCTCGGTGACGATCGGGACGGTGAACTTCCTCGTCACCATCCATCGAGGGAGAGCCGAGGGGATGGGGATGTGGAACGTGCCGCTGTTCACCTGGTCGATCCTGCTCACCGTCTGGATGATGCTGTTCGCGTTCGCCGCGCTGCTCGGGGCGCTTCTCCTCCTCGGCTCCGATCGGATCATCGGGACGCTTTACTTCACCGCGACCGGAACGGGGGACAGTTCGTTACTGTGGGCACACCTGTTCTGGTTCTTCGGCCACCCGGAGGTGTACATCGTCTTCTTCCCCGCGCTCGGGGTGATGCTCGAGATCTTCCAGACGTTCTCCGGGCGCCGGCTGGTCGGGCGCAAGTGGGTGATCCTCGCGATGGTGCTCATCGCCGTCCAGAGCTTCCTCGTCTGGATGCACCACATGTTCCTCACCTCGATCAATCTAGAGATCAAGACGCTGATGATGGCGACGACGATCGGCATCTCGCTCCCGTTCGACCTGATCGTCTTCGCGCTGATCTACACGCTCGTGAAGGGACGGGTGCAGTTCACGACGCCGTTCCTGTTCGCGCTCGGCGCGCTCTTGCTGTTCATCCTCGGCGGTATCACCGGCGTCTTCCTCGGCGCGACCGTCCTCGACTACGAGTTCCGGGGCACCTACTGGGTCGTCGCGCACTTCCACTACGTGATGTTCGGCGGCGCGACCGCCCTGTTCGGCGCGCTCTACTACTGGTACCCGAAGATGACCGGGCGGATGTACGACGAGTTCCTCGGGAAGCTGCACTTCGGGACCTTCTTCGTCGGGTTCAACCTGCTCTACTTCCCGCTGTTCCTCGCCTGGGAGACCCCCCGACGCGTCTTCGAGTACAACGTCGAGCTGATCACCTGGCACCAGCTCGCCACGATCGGCGGGTTCATCGTCGCGGGCTCGTTCCTGATCATGTTCTACAACCTCTACGTGAGCTACTGGAACGGCGAGCCGGCGGGCGAGAACCCCTGGGACTTCTCCCGGACCGCCGAGTGGGCGATCGAGTCACCGCCGCCGCTCGAGAACTGGCCGGGACGCGCGAGCTACGCCGACGGCTCGCTCTCGTTCGTCGAGACCGCCCCGGCACACGCCGCCGACGGCGGGCGGGCGACCGACGGCGGCGTCGTCTCCCAGTTCGTCGAGGTCCGCGAGCCGACCGAGACCGAACTCGCACACGCCGAGGTCCACGAGGACCACGCGAGCATCTGGCCGTTCGCGATCGGCCTCGGGGTGTTCGTCCTCTTCGTCGGGCTGTCGGGGCTCCACGCCGGCGAGCTCCAGGGGCCGCACTACCTCGTGGCGATCGCCGCCGGCCTGGGGCTGAGCGGGTACGCGCTGCTCGGCTTCGGCCTCGAGGAGTTCAACGCTCCTGAGGCGCTGATCGCCGAGCGCTGGCCGTTCGAGGACGTCGGGAAGACGAAACTCGGCGTCTGGTTCTTCCTCGCCTCCGACGTCGTGGTCTTCGGCGCCGTGATCGGGGCGTTCGTCTTCATCCGCGCCGGGATGGGCTGGACCGCCTGGGAGACCGTCCCGCCGGACCCCTTACCCGGATTGGTGAACACGTTCGTCCTGCTGACGAGCAGTTTCACCGTCATCCTCGCGCTGGTCGCAGCGGAGCGAAAGAGCAAGCGCGGGCTGCTCGCCGCGATGGGTGCGACGCTCGCGCTCGGCTTCACGTTCCTCGGGATCAAGGCCTGGGAGTGGAGCTACGAGTTCTCGGTGGGGATCTACCCACAGACGAGCATCGAG
- a CDS encoding 2-oxoacid:acceptor oxidoreductase subunit alpha, with translation MTDNELIWRIAGGSGDGIDSTSQNFAKALMRSGLHVFTHRHYPSRIRGGHTYVEIRAKPEEVTSRGDGYNFLLALGDSFARNPKEGAVYGNEEIKPLSENLDDLREGGIILYDSGLVDASEVPDFEERVEENDWHVFDIDLRSMAREHGREVMRNTAGVGVTAALIGMDTEPIEDLMEEAMGSREGILEPNLTILHEAYEMIEEEYDVDHDVKLPEGDHEETQVLISGSNGVAYGALDEGCRFIAGYPMTPWTDVFTIMSQHLPDVGGISEQVEDEIAAACLALGASHAGVKSMSGSSGGGFALMGEPLGLAEMSETPVVLIEAMRAGPSTGLPTKPEQADLESVLYSSQGDSCRVVFAPGTPAEAYDQTRRAFELAYDYHVPAIVIIDQKLSGENQNVPESFFDREPNADPGAVLTEEELAEMPHDEAGKFKRFQYDPENGVNPRSVPGQKGGRFLVTGNEHSPYGHIEEDPDNRVFQMDRRMRKIESIREELDSDPESSHQTYFGPDEAEYGIVTWGSSQGAVREATARLNDDGHSVRAICVSDLMPFPETELTEFLEGVDEALVVEMNASAQFRGLAQKELGRFGEKMNSLLKYDGNPFEPAEVVEGFELQIVEDGTETPAANTRLEPAAGD, from the coding sequence ATGACTGACAACGAACTCATCTGGCGGATCGCCGGCGGTTCCGGGGACGGAATCGACTCGACCAGCCAGAACTTCGCGAAGGCCCTGATGCGGTCGGGGCTCCACGTATTTACGCATCGTCACTACCCCTCTCGGATCCGGGGCGGGCACACCTACGTCGAGATCCGGGCGAAGCCCGAGGAGGTCACCTCGCGTGGTGACGGCTACAACTTCCTGCTCGCGCTGGGCGACAGCTTCGCTCGCAACCCGAAAGAGGGTGCCGTCTACGGGAACGAGGAGATCAAACCCCTCTCGGAGAACTTAGACGACCTCAGGGAGGGCGGGATCATCCTCTACGACTCCGGGCTGGTCGACGCCTCGGAGGTCCCGGACTTCGAGGAACGGGTAGAGGAGAACGACTGGCACGTCTTCGACATCGACCTCCGGAGCATGGCGCGCGAACACGGCCGCGAGGTCATGCGCAACACCGCCGGCGTCGGCGTCACCGCCGCGCTGATCGGGATGGACACGGAGCCGATCGAGGACCTGATGGAGGAGGCGATGGGCTCACGCGAGGGGATCTTAGAGCCGAACCTCACGATCCTCCACGAAGCCTACGAGATGATCGAGGAGGAGTACGACGTCGACCACGACGTGAAACTCCCCGAGGGCGACCATGAGGAGACGCAGGTGCTCATCTCGGGCTCGAACGGCGTCGCCTACGGCGCGCTCGACGAGGGCTGTCGGTTCATCGCGGGCTACCCGATGACCCCCTGGACCGACGTCTTCACGATCATGTCCCAGCACCTGCCCGACGTGGGCGGGATCTCCGAGCAGGTCGAAGACGAGATCGCGGCGGCCTGTCTCGCGCTCGGCGCGAGCCACGCGGGCGTGAAGTCGATGTCGGGTTCTTCGGGAGGGGGCTTCGCCCTGATGGGCGAGCCGCTCGGGCTCGCCGAGATGTCCGAAACCCCCGTCGTGCTGATCGAGGCGATGCGCGCGGGGCCGTCGACCGGTCTGCCGACCAAACCCGAACAGGCCGACCTCGAGTCGGTGCTCTACTCGAGCCAGGGCGACTCCTGCCGGGTGGTGTTCGCCCCCGGCACCCCCGCCGAGGCGTACGACCAGACGCGAAGGGCGTTCGAACTCGCGTACGACTACCACGTCCCGGCGATCGTGATCATCGACCAGAAGCTCTCCGGCGAGAACCAGAACGTCCCCGAGAGCTTCTTCGACCGCGAGCCGAACGCGGACCCCGGAGCCGTCCTCACCGAGGAGGAGCTGGCGGAGATGCCCCACGACGAGGCTGGCAAGTTCAAGCGGTTCCAGTACGACCCCGAGAACGGCGTCAACCCCCGGTCGGTGCCGGGCCAGAAGGGCGGGCGCTTTCTCGTCACGGGGAACGAACACTCGCCGTACGGCCACATCGAGGAGGACCCCGACAACCGGGTCTTCCAGATGGACCGGCGGATGCGCAAGATCGAGTCGATCCGCGAGGAGCTCGACAGCGACCCCGAGAGCTCACACCAGACCTACTTCGGCCCCGACGAGGCGGAGTACGGCATCGTCACCTGGGGGTCGAGCCAGGGCGCGGTCCGCGAGGCGACCGCCCGGCTCAACGACGACGGCCACTCGGTGCGCGCGATCTGCGTGAGCGACCTGATGCCGTTCCCCGAAACGGAGCTGACCGAGTTCCTCGAGGGCGTCGACGAGGCGCTCGTCGTCGAGATGAACGCCTCGGCGCAGTTCCGCGGGCTCGCCCAGAAGGAGCTGGGGCGCTTCGGCGAGAAGATGAACAGCCTACTCAAGTACGACGGCAACCCGTTCGAGCCGGCCGAGGTGGTCGAGGGGTTCGAGCTCCAGATCGTCGAGGACGGCACCGAGACCCCGGCGGCGAACACGCGGCTCGAACCCGCGGCAGGTGACTAG
- a CDS encoding thiamine pyrophosphate-dependent enzyme, with protein sequence MSAFSAIGEEREIDREEFTPLQEPQPTWCPGCGDFGVLKALKQAMPEVGRTPDEVLLCTGIGCSGKLNSYFESYGFHTIHGRSLPIARAAKLANPGIEVIAAGGDGDGYGIGGNHFMHTARENHDMTYIVFNNEIFGLTKGQTSPTSPKGHKSKTQPSGSAKDPIRPLSLSLTSGASYIARTAAVNPNQAKEILVEAMEHDGFAHIDFLTQCPTWNKDAKQYVPYVDIQDSDDYDFDVHDRKEAADMMFETENALHEGTVLTGRYYVDEDRPSYGEEKRSIGEMPEEPLAERYYDEDYEWERSYDLLDRHK encoded by the coding sequence ATGAGTGCATTCAGCGCGATCGGCGAGGAACGAGAGATCGACCGAGAGGAGTTCACCCCGCTGCAGGAGCCACAGCCGACGTGGTGTCCGGGCTGCGGTGACTTCGGCGTCCTGAAGGCGCTGAAACAGGCGATGCCCGAAGTAGGGAGAACCCCGGACGAGGTGCTTCTCTGTACCGGGATCGGCTGTTCGGGCAAGCTCAACAGCTACTTCGAGAGCTACGGCTTCCACACGATCCACGGGCGGTCGCTGCCGATCGCCCGCGCGGCGAAGCTCGCGAACCCGGGGATAGAAGTGATCGCCGCCGGCGGCGACGGAGACGGTTACGGGATCGGCGGGAACCACTTCATGCACACCGCCCGCGAGAACCACGACATGACCTACATCGTGTTCAACAACGAGATCTTCGGCCTCACCAAGGGCCAGACCTCGCCGACGAGCCCGAAGGGTCACAAGTCGAAGACCCAGCCCTCCGGATCGGCGAAGGACCCGATCCGGCCGCTGTCGCTCTCGCTCACCTCGGGTGCGAGCTACATCGCCCGCACCGCGGCGGTGAACCCGAACCAGGCGAAGGAGATCCTCGTCGAGGCGATGGAACACGACGGCTTCGCGCACATCGACTTCCTCACGCAGTGTCCGACCTGGAACAAGGACGCGAAGCAGTACGTCCCGTACGTCGACATCCAGGACTCCGACGACTACGACTTCGACGTCCACGACCGGAAGGAGGCGGCCGACATGATGTTCGAGACGGAGAACGCGCTACACGAGGGCACCGTCCTCACCGGCCGGTACTACGTTGACGAGGACCGACCCTCCTACGGCGAGGAGAAGCGCTCGATCGGCGAGATGCCCGAAGAGCCGCTCGCCGAACGCTACTACGACGAGGACTACGAGTGGGAGCGCAGCTACGACCTGCTCGACCGACACAAGTAG
- the lrpA1 gene encoding HTH-type transcriptional regulator LrpA1 translates to MATNSTADQILAVLEEDAQASYAEIARRAGVSKPTVRKYVRKLEDDGVIVGYSADVDPKKLSGRSIALVGIDVESERYIDATRELAETESVESLFSSSGDHMLMAEVRAESGDGVGRIIKEEILSIPGVTAAHPCFLQERLK, encoded by the coding sequence GTGGCGACGAACTCGACAGCCGATCAAATCTTGGCGGTGCTCGAGGAGGACGCACAGGCCTCCTACGCCGAGATCGCGCGTCGGGCGGGCGTCTCGAAGCCGACGGTCAGGAAGTACGTCCGCAAACTCGAAGACGACGGCGTGATCGTCGGCTACTCCGCCGACGTCGATCCGAAGAAGCTCTCCGGACGGTCGATCGCCCTCGTCGGCATCGACGTCGAGAGCGAACGCTACATCGACGCGACGCGCGAGCTCGCGGAGACGGAGTCGGTCGAGTCGTTGTTCTCCTCTTCGGGCGATCACATGCTGATGGCCGAGGTGAGAGCCGAGAGCGGCGACGGCGTCGGCCGGATCATCAAAGAGGAGATCCTCTCGATACCCGGCGTCACCGCCGCCCACCCCTGCTTCCTCCAGGAACGGCTGAAGTAA
- a CDS encoding DUF6789 family protein — protein sequence MSDAPSGGNGTDEGLERLTEEEKIAEIEEFDSLFGIVADGVVGAAGGLVGVAAMTVGLLIAESVGAFSRESFGQLALMIGLDGLASPVALGYGAFVLGGMVPWPLLFASMKEYLPGGRDPVKGIVFGTILWTGFVLAFYDGFTGMTLVAYVVLTLMAHWAYGFSLGAVFEYLSTRPDSLV from the coding sequence ATGAGCGATGCACCGTCCGGCGGCAACGGCACCGACGAGGGGCTCGAGAGGCTGACGGAGGAGGAGAAGATCGCCGAGATCGAGGAGTTCGACTCGCTGTTCGGCATCGTCGCCGACGGCGTGGTCGGCGCGGCCGGCGGGCTGGTCGGGGTGGCGGCGATGACCGTCGGACTGTTGATCGCGGAGTCAGTGGGGGCGTTCTCGCGCGAGTCGTTCGGTCAGCTCGCGCTGATGATCGGCCTCGACGGACTGGCCTCGCCGGTCGCGCTCGGATACGGAGCCTTCGTACTGGGAGGGATGGTGCCGTGGCCGCTGCTGTTCGCCTCGATGAAGGAGTACCTGCCCGGCGGGCGCGACCCGGTGAAGGGGATCGTCTTCGGAACGATCCTCTGGACGGGCTTCGTCCTCGCCTTCTACGACGGCTTCACGGGGATGACGCTCGTCGCCTACGTGGTGCTTACGCTCATGGCTCACTGGGCGTACGGCTTCTCGCTCGGCGCCGTCTTCGAGTACCTCTCGACCCGGCCGGACTCGCTCGTCTGA